The following are encoded in a window of Platichthys flesus chromosome 19, fPlaFle2.1, whole genome shotgun sequence genomic DNA:
- the slc26a1 gene encoding sulfate anion transporter 1 isoform X2 translates to MEDVTKVPETTQAWPPLLERRVRQRPSAVSLLKSNLKKGLTCSVPRVRSTLTGFFPVVRWLPKYKLREYVWGDVMSGLIVGIILVPQAIAYCLLAGVEPIYGLYTSFYANIIYFLMGTSRHVSVGIFSLMSLMVGQVVYREVFLAGFDLSEDSKPPGPDVLNGSMGVNLTAGVHTVELMGLQCGKECYAISIAAAVTFIAGVYQLLMAVFRLGFVSVYLSAPMLDGFATGASFTILTVQAKYLLGLKIPRYQGYGTVVVTWINILSNIHKTNLCDLITSVICIFVMVGAKEIQERYKDRLKIPLPTELVVVAGATLASHFGDLNSRYGSSVSGHIPTGFVPPQVPSFTLMPRVALDAIPLAVISFAFTVSLSEMFAKKNGYTVRPNQEMLAISFCNIIPSFFHCFTTSAALAKTMVKDSTGCQTQVSSLISALVVLLVLLFFAPFFYALQKCVLACIIIVSLRGALRKFKDVPAKWRASRGDAIVWLVAMSSTALISVELGLLVGVVFSMMCIIYKTQKPKVSLMGRASDTDLYEDVLEYKDLLPPAGVQVFCFQAPLYYANKDSFLKSLYKAVGVEPFLEVTRRSKAERKAKEVFLKEAKANGDKSNGDVVIGLVQRELEFHTIVLDCSAVPFIDSAGLAAYKGLVKEYKEIGVSLLLACCNTSVIDTLRKGQFFGKDDKDMSSSLFHTVHTAVLYANSGKLLGNSAIEADS, encoded by the exons ATGGAGGACGTCACCAAGGTCCCAGAAACCACACAGGCCTGGCCACCTCTCCTGGAGCGGCGGGTCCGCCAGCGACCCTCCGCAGTTTCACTCCTCAAATCCAACCTGAAGAAGGGCCTGACCTGCTCCGTGCCCAGGGTCCGGTCCACCCTGACCGGGTTCTTCCCTGTGGTGCGCTGGCTGCCTAAGTACAAACTCAGAGAGTATGTCTGGGGCGATGTCATGTCCGGGCTGATTGTGGGTATCATCTTGGTACCGCAGGCCATCGCCTACTGCCTGCTGGCAGGGGTGGAGCCCATCTACGGCTTATACACCTCATTTTACGCCAACATCATCTACTTCCTCATGGGGACGTCCAGACATGTTTCTGTGGGGATTTTCAGCCTCATGAGCCTCATGGTCGGACAG gtggTGTATCGGGAGGTGTTCCTGGCAGGTTTCGACCTCAGTGAGGATTCCAAACCTCCGGGTCCTGATGTGTTGAACGGCTCAATGGGCGTTAACCTCACGGCGGGTGTGCACACTGTGGAGTTAATGGGCCTGCAGTGCGGGAAGGAGTGTTACGCCATCAGTATCGCTGCTGCCGTCACATTCATAGCAGGCGTCTACCAG CTCCTGATGGCCGTGTTTCGGCTAGGCTTCGTCTCTGTCTACCTTTCGGCCCCCATGCTCGACGGGTTTGCCACAGGAGCTTCCTTCACCATTCTGACCGTTCAGGCTAAATACCTGCTGGGTCTCAAGATTCCACGGTACCAAGGCTACGGCACGGTCGTCGTCACCTGGATCAACATCCTCAGCAACATCCACAAGACCAACCTGTGTGACCTCATCACCAGTGTCATCTGTATCTTCGTAATGG TGGGAGCTAAAGAGATCCAGGAGCGCTACAAGGATCGTTTAAAGATCCCTCTGCCGACTGAGCTGGTGGTCGTGGCAGGAGCTACACTGGCCAGCCATTTTGGTGATCTCAACAGCCGTTATGGCTCCAGCGTTTCCGGTCACATCCCCACAGGGTTCGTCCCTCCCCAGGTGCCCAGCTTTACTCTGATGCCACGGGTGGCCCTCGATGCCATTCCTCTGGCTGTCATTAG TTTTGCCTTCACCGTGTCGCTGTCTGAAATGTTCGCAAAGAAAAACGGCTACACGGTCCGTCCCAACCAGGAGATGCTGGCCATCAGCTTCTGTAACATCATCCCCTCCTTCTTCCACTGCTTCACCACCAGTGCAGCACTGGCAAAAACCATGGTGAAGGATTCAACGGGCTGCCAGACACAG GTATCAAGCCTGATCAGCGCCCTGGTCGTCcttcttgtcctcctcttcttcgcACCTTTTTTCTACGCCCTACAGAAATGTGTCCTCGCTTGCATCATCATTGTCAGCCTTCGGGGGGCACTAAGGAAGTTCAAGGACGTCCCGGCTAAGTGGCGCGCCAGCAGGGGGGATGCGATTGTGTGGCTGGTCGCCATGTCGAGCACCGCTCTGATCAGTGTGGAGCTGGGCCTCCTGGTTGGCGTCGTCTTCTCCATGATGTGCATCATCTATAAGACCCAGAAACCAAAG GTCTCTCTGATGGGCCGGGCCAGCGACACTGATCTTTACGAGGATGTGCTCGAGTACAAGGACCTCCTGCCACCAGCGGGGGTTCAGGTCTTCTGCTTCCAAGCTCCTCTGTACTACGCCAACAAGGACTCTTTTCTCAAGTCGCTCTACAAAGCTGTCGGAGTCGAGCCTTTCCTGGAGGTGACCAGGAGGAGCAAGGCAGAGAGAAAAGCCAAGGAGGTTTTCTTGAAGGAGGCCAAAGCAAACGGGGATAAATCCAACGGAGATGTGGTTATTGGACTCGTCCAGAGAGAACTGGAGTTCCACACGATAGTTTTAGACTGCTCTGCCGTCCCTTTCATAGACTCAGCAGGGCTGGCCGCGTACAAAGGGCTAGTTAAGGAATATAAAGAGATCGGGGTGAGCTTGCTGCTCGCCTGCTGTAACACCTCCGTCATTGATACCCTGAGGAAGGGACAGTTCTTTGGAAAGGATGACAAAGACATGAGCAGCTCGCTGTTTCATACAGTTCACACTGCAGTTCTTTATGCAAACAGTGGAAAGCTCCTAGGCAATAGTGCCATTGAGGCTGATTCATAA
- the LOC133975560 gene encoding progestin and adipoQ receptor family member 3-like isoform X1, protein MPVRAREQRQLAAALASPTSCTWTRGAENKMLLKMPQKLLKSANYIELGSYQHWPVLIPQNIRLYTYEQVPLFLKENPFITDGYRAHLPSKLCLRSIFMMSNETVNIWSHLLGFLLFFYLGVNDVTSTLPASGAKREDYVIYAIGLFCFQVCMLCSVGYHLFACHRSEKTSRRWLALDYAGISVGILGCYVPGIFYAFYCNAFWRQLYLLTVLSLILAVFCAQVHPRYLSNDWRHIRVAIFCSVAGISVIPACHWVGVNGGFTCEVVQLFLPRVIVMYLIAGSAFLFYVTKIPERYFPGQLNYLGASHQVWHILVVVMFYWWHQTAVHMMQFRHSQPCPALTSSS, encoded by the exons ATGCCTGTCAGGGCTCGCGAGCAGCGCCAGCTAGCTGCag CCTTAGCTTCCCCCACCTCTTGCACCTGGACCAGAGGAGCCGAGAACAAGATGCTGCTGAAGATGCCCCAGAAGCTGCTGAAGTCGGCCAACTACATCGAGCTGGGCAGCTACCAGCACTGGCCCGTGCTGATTCCCCAGAATATTCGACTGTACACCTACGAGCAGGTGCCCCTCTTCCTCAAGGAGAACCCCTTCATCACTGATGGATACCGGGCCCACCTGCCCTCAAAGCTCTGcctgaggag TATTTTCATGATGTCCAATGAGACGGTGAATATCTGGAGCCACCTGCTcggcttcctcctcttcttctatcTGGGCGTCAATGACGTCACCTCGACCCTTCCAGCCTCTGGAGCCAAGAGAGAGGACTACGTCATCTACGCCATAGGGCTGTTCTGCTTCCAG GTGTGCATGTTGTGCTCAGTGGGTTATCACCTGTTTGCCTGCCACCGATCAGAGAAGACGTCCCGTCGCTGGCTGGCACTTGACTACGCGGGCATCTCCGTTGGCATCTTGGGCTGCTACGTCCCCGGGATCTTCTACGCTTTCTACTGTAACGCT TTTTGGCGACAGCTCTACCTGCTGACCGTGCTCTCCCTGATCCTCGCCGTGTTCTGCGCCCAGGTCCACCCCCGCTATCTCAGCAACGACTGGCGACACATACGTGTGGCCATCTTCTGCTCCGTGGCTGGCATCAGTGTGATTCCCGCCTGCCACTGGGTCGGGGTCAACGGAGGGTTCACCTGTGAGGTTGTACAG CTGTTCCTGCCTCGTGTGATAGTGATGTACCTGATTGCTGGATCTGCGTTCCTGTTCTACGTCACCAAAATCCCTGAACGCTATTTCCCTG GCCAGCTGAACTACCTTGGCGCCAGTCACCAGGTGTGGCACatactggttgtggtgatgtttTACTGGTGGCACCAGACGGCCGTGCACATGATGCAGTTCAGACACAGTCAGCCCTGCCCGGCCCTCACCAGCAGCAGCTAA
- the LOC133975560 gene encoding progestin and adipoQ receptor family member 3-like isoform X2 yields MLLKMPQKLLKSANYIELGSYQHWPVLIPQNIRLYTYEQVPLFLKENPFITDGYRAHLPSKLCLRSIFMMSNETVNIWSHLLGFLLFFYLGVNDVTSTLPASGAKREDYVIYAIGLFCFQVCMLCSVGYHLFACHRSEKTSRRWLALDYAGISVGILGCYVPGIFYAFYCNAFWRQLYLLTVLSLILAVFCAQVHPRYLSNDWRHIRVAIFCSVAGISVIPACHWVGVNGGFTCEVVQLFLPRVIVMYLIAGSAFLFYVTKIPERYFPGQLNYLGASHQVWHILVVVMFYWWHQTAVHMMQFRHSQPCPALTSSS; encoded by the exons ATGCTGCTGAAGATGCCCCAGAAGCTGCTGAAGTCGGCCAACTACATCGAGCTGGGCAGCTACCAGCACTGGCCCGTGCTGATTCCCCAGAATATTCGACTGTACACCTACGAGCAGGTGCCCCTCTTCCTCAAGGAGAACCCCTTCATCACTGATGGATACCGGGCCCACCTGCCCTCAAAGCTCTGcctgaggag TATTTTCATGATGTCCAATGAGACGGTGAATATCTGGAGCCACCTGCTcggcttcctcctcttcttctatcTGGGCGTCAATGACGTCACCTCGACCCTTCCAGCCTCTGGAGCCAAGAGAGAGGACTACGTCATCTACGCCATAGGGCTGTTCTGCTTCCAG GTGTGCATGTTGTGCTCAGTGGGTTATCACCTGTTTGCCTGCCACCGATCAGAGAAGACGTCCCGTCGCTGGCTGGCACTTGACTACGCGGGCATCTCCGTTGGCATCTTGGGCTGCTACGTCCCCGGGATCTTCTACGCTTTCTACTGTAACGCT TTTTGGCGACAGCTCTACCTGCTGACCGTGCTCTCCCTGATCCTCGCCGTGTTCTGCGCCCAGGTCCACCCCCGCTATCTCAGCAACGACTGGCGACACATACGTGTGGCCATCTTCTGCTCCGTGGCTGGCATCAGTGTGATTCCCGCCTGCCACTGGGTCGGGGTCAACGGAGGGTTCACCTGTGAGGTTGTACAG CTGTTCCTGCCTCGTGTGATAGTGATGTACCTGATTGCTGGATCTGCGTTCCTGTTCTACGTCACCAAAATCCCTGAACGCTATTTCCCTG GCCAGCTGAACTACCTTGGCGCCAGTCACCAGGTGTGGCACatactggttgtggtgatgtttTACTGGTGGCACCAGACGGCCGTGCACATGATGCAGTTCAGACACAGTCAGCCCTGCCCGGCCCTCACCAGCAGCAGCTAA
- the slc26a1 gene encoding sulfate anion transporter 1 isoform X1 has product MRTHQSGSDGRRCLFRLLLLSGSTADNFVHLLFPLPSPCCLLFLLKTMEDVTKVPETTQAWPPLLERRVRQRPSAVSLLKSNLKKGLTCSVPRVRSTLTGFFPVVRWLPKYKLREYVWGDVMSGLIVGIILVPQAIAYCLLAGVEPIYGLYTSFYANIIYFLMGTSRHVSVGIFSLMSLMVGQVVYREVFLAGFDLSEDSKPPGPDVLNGSMGVNLTAGVHTVELMGLQCGKECYAISIAAAVTFIAGVYQLLMAVFRLGFVSVYLSAPMLDGFATGASFTILTVQAKYLLGLKIPRYQGYGTVVVTWINILSNIHKTNLCDLITSVICIFVMVGAKEIQERYKDRLKIPLPTELVVVAGATLASHFGDLNSRYGSSVSGHIPTGFVPPQVPSFTLMPRVALDAIPLAVISFAFTVSLSEMFAKKNGYTVRPNQEMLAISFCNIIPSFFHCFTTSAALAKTMVKDSTGCQTQVSSLISALVVLLVLLFFAPFFYALQKCVLACIIIVSLRGALRKFKDVPAKWRASRGDAIVWLVAMSSTALISVELGLLVGVVFSMMCIIYKTQKPKVSLMGRASDTDLYEDVLEYKDLLPPAGVQVFCFQAPLYYANKDSFLKSLYKAVGVEPFLEVTRRSKAERKAKEVFLKEAKANGDKSNGDVVIGLVQRELEFHTIVLDCSAVPFIDSAGLAAYKGLVKEYKEIGVSLLLACCNTSVIDTLRKGQFFGKDDKDMSSSLFHTVHTAVLYANSGKLLGNSAIEADS; this is encoded by the exons ATGAGGACGCACCAGTCAGGGAGCGATGGCCGACGTTGCCTGTtcaggctgctcctcctctccgg GAGCACAGCTGACAACTTtgtccacctcctcttccccctcccaTCTCcttgctgcctcctcttcctgctaAAGACCATGGAGGACGTCACCAAGGTCCCAGAAACCACACAGGCCTGGCCACCTCTCCTGGAGCGGCGGGTCCGCCAGCGACCCTCCGCAGTTTCACTCCTCAAATCCAACCTGAAGAAGGGCCTGACCTGCTCCGTGCCCAGGGTCCGGTCCACCCTGACCGGGTTCTTCCCTGTGGTGCGCTGGCTGCCTAAGTACAAACTCAGAGAGTATGTCTGGGGCGATGTCATGTCCGGGCTGATTGTGGGTATCATCTTGGTACCGCAGGCCATCGCCTACTGCCTGCTGGCAGGGGTGGAGCCCATCTACGGCTTATACACCTCATTTTACGCCAACATCATCTACTTCCTCATGGGGACGTCCAGACATGTTTCTGTGGGGATTTTCAGCCTCATGAGCCTCATGGTCGGACAG gtggTGTATCGGGAGGTGTTCCTGGCAGGTTTCGACCTCAGTGAGGATTCCAAACCTCCGGGTCCTGATGTGTTGAACGGCTCAATGGGCGTTAACCTCACGGCGGGTGTGCACACTGTGGAGTTAATGGGCCTGCAGTGCGGGAAGGAGTGTTACGCCATCAGTATCGCTGCTGCCGTCACATTCATAGCAGGCGTCTACCAG CTCCTGATGGCCGTGTTTCGGCTAGGCTTCGTCTCTGTCTACCTTTCGGCCCCCATGCTCGACGGGTTTGCCACAGGAGCTTCCTTCACCATTCTGACCGTTCAGGCTAAATACCTGCTGGGTCTCAAGATTCCACGGTACCAAGGCTACGGCACGGTCGTCGTCACCTGGATCAACATCCTCAGCAACATCCACAAGACCAACCTGTGTGACCTCATCACCAGTGTCATCTGTATCTTCGTAATGG TGGGAGCTAAAGAGATCCAGGAGCGCTACAAGGATCGTTTAAAGATCCCTCTGCCGACTGAGCTGGTGGTCGTGGCAGGAGCTACACTGGCCAGCCATTTTGGTGATCTCAACAGCCGTTATGGCTCCAGCGTTTCCGGTCACATCCCCACAGGGTTCGTCCCTCCCCAGGTGCCCAGCTTTACTCTGATGCCACGGGTGGCCCTCGATGCCATTCCTCTGGCTGTCATTAG TTTTGCCTTCACCGTGTCGCTGTCTGAAATGTTCGCAAAGAAAAACGGCTACACGGTCCGTCCCAACCAGGAGATGCTGGCCATCAGCTTCTGTAACATCATCCCCTCCTTCTTCCACTGCTTCACCACCAGTGCAGCACTGGCAAAAACCATGGTGAAGGATTCAACGGGCTGCCAGACACAG GTATCAAGCCTGATCAGCGCCCTGGTCGTCcttcttgtcctcctcttcttcgcACCTTTTTTCTACGCCCTACAGAAATGTGTCCTCGCTTGCATCATCATTGTCAGCCTTCGGGGGGCACTAAGGAAGTTCAAGGACGTCCCGGCTAAGTGGCGCGCCAGCAGGGGGGATGCGATTGTGTGGCTGGTCGCCATGTCGAGCACCGCTCTGATCAGTGTGGAGCTGGGCCTCCTGGTTGGCGTCGTCTTCTCCATGATGTGCATCATCTATAAGACCCAGAAACCAAAG GTCTCTCTGATGGGCCGGGCCAGCGACACTGATCTTTACGAGGATGTGCTCGAGTACAAGGACCTCCTGCCACCAGCGGGGGTTCAGGTCTTCTGCTTCCAAGCTCCTCTGTACTACGCCAACAAGGACTCTTTTCTCAAGTCGCTCTACAAAGCTGTCGGAGTCGAGCCTTTCCTGGAGGTGACCAGGAGGAGCAAGGCAGAGAGAAAAGCCAAGGAGGTTTTCTTGAAGGAGGCCAAAGCAAACGGGGATAAATCCAACGGAGATGTGGTTATTGGACTCGTCCAGAGAGAACTGGAGTTCCACACGATAGTTTTAGACTGCTCTGCCGTCCCTTTCATAGACTCAGCAGGGCTGGCCGCGTACAAAGGGCTAGTTAAGGAATATAAAGAGATCGGGGTGAGCTTGCTGCTCGCCTGCTGTAACACCTCCGTCATTGATACCCTGAGGAAGGGACAGTTCTTTGGAAAGGATGACAAAGACATGAGCAGCTCGCTGTTTCATACAGTTCACACTGCAGTTCTTTATGCAAACAGTGGAAAGCTCCTAGGCAATAGTGCCATTGAGGCTGATTCATAA